The Manihot esculenta cultivar AM560-2 chromosome 11, M.esculenta_v8, whole genome shotgun sequence genome includes a region encoding these proteins:
- the LOC122725020 gene encoding secreted RxLR effector protein 161-like, producing MDSRTKLSKKDESPLVDATLYRSTIESLRYLVNTRPDLAYSVGIVSRFMESPTSKHLGAVKQILRYIKGTLNYGCRYVKEERKELRLIGYCDSDLAGDIDDRKSTSRVIYFLGSNPITWFSQNQKVMALSLCQAEYVAATTGACQGVWIERFLSELRGQQDKEILLRIDNQSAIALTKNPVHHSRSKHIDVKYHFIRDCVQKGDIEVKYVKTEEQCADILTKPLHWNKFEEQRIMIGIKNVKTL from the coding sequence ATGGATTCAAGAACAAAGCTGAGCAAGAAAGATGAAAGTCCTTTAGTTGACGCTACGCTATACAGGAGTACTATCGAGAGCTTGAGGTACTTAGTGAACACTCGGCCTGATTTAGCTTACTCTGTTGGCATCGTAAGTCGGTTCATGGAGTCTCCAACGTCAAAACACCTGGGGGCTGTAAAACAAATATTGAGATACATCAAAGGAACCTTAAACTATGGTTGCAGGTATgtcaaagaagaaagaaaagagctgAGACTGATTGGCTATTGTGACAGCGATTTGGCAGGGGATATTGATGATCGTAAGAGCACGTCGAGAGTAATTTACTTCCTTGGGAGCAATCCTATTACGTGGTTCTCACAAAACCAGAAAGTCATGGCATTATCTTTGTGTCAAGCTGAATATGTTGCAGCAACTACAGGAGCGTGTCAAGGTGTCTGGATTGAAAGATTTCTTAGTGAGCTAAGAGGTCAACAAGACAAGGAAATCCTGTTGAGAATCGACAACCAATCCGCCATAGCTCTCACGAAGAATCCGGTGCATCACAGTCGGAGTAAACACATTGATGTCAAGTATCATTTCATAAGAGATTGTGTTCAAAAAGGTGATATTGAAGTCAAATACGTGAAGACAGAGGAGCAATGTGCAGACATTCTGACAAAACCATTGCATTGGAATAAATTCGAGGAGCAGCGCATTATGATTGGAATTAAGAATGTAAAGACATTGTGA